In Syntrophales bacterium, a single window of DNA contains:
- a CDS encoding FAD-dependent thymidylate synthase has protein sequence MDIRLAGYNVDAELLESLREALPEKMELTPETVSAAYARISRSPRTVGELRASARLEVEKARRSNRTIVFDMGHSSVAEHAVFNLDITGISRLVVEEVERFRLCSYMEKSQRYVLFRDDFVRPEEIIRAGLLEPYVDTIRAQQKLYAELYEALRPLIFERHADLAAEGKNRSLLEGWAKEDARYAIALATETQLGLTANARNLELMIRRLAASPLAEAADCSRRILEAVQPVAPSLIRYTEATEYDRLTREELRRQGDILAGQKAAEGRHRSRMREVSLVHATPDADTQTVAALLFASTRWPLARCAGEAERMGSDGREEWIRAALCRMQSHDAALREFEYPELVFELVVSASCFAQLKRHRMATLIAQDYDPSLGVTIPRAIREAGMEKRFLEVIRQTEKTYARIRKAAPAAAPYILTNAHRRRVCIKLNARELYHLARLRSDGHAQWDIRNISDRMLAQARKVMPLTLMLAAGKDGFSRTCEKAFGKSGGKGKRKEK, from the coding sequence ATGGACATTCGCTTAGCAGGTTACAACGTGGACGCCGAACTCCTGGAAAGCCTCCGGGAGGCCCTGCCGGAGAAGATGGAGCTGACACCGGAGACCGTTTCAGCGGCCTACGCCCGGATCAGCCGCAGCCCCAGAACCGTGGGTGAACTGCGGGCCTCGGCCCGTCTGGAAGTGGAAAAGGCCCGCCGGTCGAACCGGACGATCGTCTTCGACATGGGCCACAGCTCCGTAGCCGAGCACGCCGTTTTCAACCTGGACATCACCGGGATCTCCCGGCTCGTGGTGGAAGAAGTAGAGCGGTTCCGGCTTTGCTCCTACATGGAGAAGTCCCAGCGCTATGTCCTGTTCCGGGACGACTTTGTCCGACCCGAGGAAATCATCCGGGCAGGGCTGCTGGAGCCTTACGTGGACACAATCCGCGCCCAGCAGAAACTCTATGCTGAATTGTACGAAGCGCTCCGTCCACTCATCTTTGAGCGCCATGCCGACCTGGCCGCGGAAGGGAAAAACCGGTCCCTCCTGGAGGGGTGGGCCAAGGAAGACGCCCGGTACGCCATCGCCCTGGCCACGGAGACACAACTCGGCCTGACCGCCAATGCCCGGAACCTGGAACTCATGATCCGGCGCCTCGCCGCGTCTCCCCTGGCGGAAGCGGCCGACTGCAGCCGGCGCATCCTGGAAGCCGTCCAACCGGTCGCCCCTTCCCTGATCCGCTACACAGAAGCCACCGAATACGATCGGCTGACCCGGGAAGAGCTCCGGCGTCAGGGGGACATCCTGGCCGGTCAAAAGGCCGCGGAGGGAAGGCATCGCTCCAGGATGCGGGAGGTCTCCCTGGTCCATGCCACCCCCGATGCGGACACGCAGACGGTGGCGGCCCTCCTGTTTGCCTCGACCCGCTGGCCCCTGGCCCGTTGTGCCGGGGAAGCGGAGCGGATGGGGTCGGACGGCAGGGAGGAATGGATCCGCGCGGCCCTTTGCCGCATGCAGTCCCATGACGCGGCCCTCCGCGAATTCGAGTATCCGGAACTGGTTTTCGAGCTGGTCGTGAGCGCCTCCTGCTTTGCGCAATTGAAGAGACATCGAATGGCCACGCTGATCGCCCAGGATTACGATCCCTCCCTGGGGGTCACGATTCCCCGGGCGATCCGCGAGGCTGGAATGGAGAAGCGGTTTCTGGAAGTGATACGGCAGACGGAGAAAACCTACGCCAGGATCCGGAAGGCGGCTCCCGCCGCCGCTCCCTACATCCTGACCAACGCCCACCGGCGAAGGGTCTGCATCAAGCTGAACGCCCGGGAGCTGTATCACCTGGCCCGCCTGCGCTCCGACGGACACGCCCAGTGGGACATCCGGAACATAAGCGACAGGATGCTGGCCCAGGCCCGGAAGGTGATGCCCCTGACCCTGATGCTGGCCGCGGGCAAGGACGGTTTCTCCAGGACCTGTGAAAAGGCCTTCGGCAAATCCGGGGGCAAAGGAAAGCGAAAAGAAAAATGA
- a CDS encoding response regulator, whose translation MKPKILIIEDNEQNMYLLTFILTRHGQEVLQARDGPQGIELALKENPCLILLDIQLPEMDGYTVARELRSNPVLRDIPIVAVTSYAMVGDREKALDAGCSGYIEKPINPDTFMDQIAGFLPGVKQGE comes from the coding sequence ATGAAACCGAAGATTCTGATCATTGAGGACAATGAGCAGAACATGTACCTGCTTACGTTCATCCTGACCCGTCACGGACAGGAGGTCCTGCAGGCCCGGGACGGTCCGCAGGGAATCGAGCTGGCGCTGAAGGAGAACCCCTGCCTGATCCTGCTGGACATTCAGTTGCCGGAGATGGACGGGTACACCGTGGCGAGGGAGCTCCGGTCCAATCCGGTTCTCAGGGACATTCCCATCGTGGCGGTGACGTCCTACGCCATGGTGGGGGACCGGGAGAAGGCCTTGGACGCCGGCTGTTCGGGATACATCGAGAAGCCGATCAATCCGGACACGTTCATGGACCAGATCGCCGGTTTCCTTCCCGGGGTTAAACAGGGAGAATGA
- a CDS encoding enoyl-CoA hydratase/isomerase family protein: MEFGTIRAEIHPGGVGVLTLNRPELRNAISIKMRKEISACLDAWKEDSAVGVLVMTGAGAVFSAGFDLKEFRDPALTEEIFTTSSRYHRDVWKFPKPVIAAVNGLALAGGFDLAKLCDIRICSRSAVFGHPEIKFGSPVLYTPLRWIVGEGIARDLCLSGRMMGAEEALRTGLVSEVTEDGKALERALATAATLLEAPLPALTATKGFMIDPAMEAAFLLEHDEGFRRVLPALAETARKK, translated from the coding sequence ATGGAATTTGGGACGATCCGGGCGGAGATCCATCCGGGCGGCGTAGGGGTGCTCACCCTCAACCGCCCGGAGCTGCGGAATGCCATTTCCATAAAAATGAGGAAGGAAATTTCCGCCTGCCTGGATGCCTGGAAAGAGGACTCCGCCGTGGGCGTTCTCGTCATGACGGGCGCCGGCGCCGTCTTCAGTGCCGGGTTTGACCTGAAGGAGTTTCGTGACCCGGCCCTGACGGAGGAGATCTTCACGACGTCATCCCGCTATCACCGGGATGTCTGGAAATTCCCGAAACCCGTCATCGCCGCCGTCAACGGGCTCGCCCTGGCGGGCGGGTTCGACCTGGCGAAGCTCTGCGACATCCGGATCTGCAGCCGTTCGGCCGTTTTCGGTCACCCGGAGATCAAGTTCGGCTCCCCCGTGCTCTACACCCCCCTGCGGTGGATCGTGGGGGAGGGGATCGCCCGGGACCTCTGCCTGTCGGGTCGGATGATGGGTGCGGAGGAGGCCCTGAGGACGGGCCTGGTCAGCGAGGTCACGGAAGACGGGAAAGCGCTCGAACGGGCTCTGGCGACCGCCGCGACGCTCCTGGAGGCGCCCCTGCCGGCCCTGACGGCCACCAAGGGCTTCATGATCGATCCCGCCATGGAGGCCGCTTTCCTTCTGGAGCACGATGAGGGTTTCCGGCGGGTCCTTCCCGCCCTTGCCGAGACGGCGCGGAAAAAGTAG
- a CDS encoding cytochrome b/b6 domain-containing protein — MSESSFILKHPLRVRVFHYILAASFLTLAVTGVMLYFKLLAEPAMNTAMQVHVLAGIVLTLDALAFFFLAFDRVVLFTKRTFTFSGNDIKWFAVLGGYPQKILLHRKVTVPPMGKYNAGQKLFGICVLVGGTLLILSGWVLWTIPHAVGHGAASWAGSIHVVASWVLILFLFVHLFLGIYMWDDFKAMFGDGRIPYEDAAEKAPLWVKNDLRRLC, encoded by the coding sequence ATGTCCGAATCATCCTTCATCCTGAAACACCCCCTCAGGGTCCGCGTATTTCACTACATTCTCGCCGCGAGCTTCCTGACGCTGGCAGTGACGGGCGTCATGCTCTACTTCAAGCTCCTGGCCGAGCCGGCTATGAATACGGCCATGCAGGTTCACGTCCTGGCGGGAATCGTCCTGACCCTGGACGCCCTGGCCTTCTTCTTCCTGGCCTTCGACCGAGTCGTCCTGTTCACGAAGCGAACCTTCACCTTTTCCGGCAACGATATCAAATGGTTCGCCGTCCTCGGCGGTTATCCCCAGAAAATCCTCCTGCATCGAAAAGTGACCGTTCCCCCCATGGGGAAATACAACGCCGGCCAGAAGCTGTTCGGCATCTGCGTCCTGGTGGGCGGAACACTTCTCATTCTTTCGGGATGGGTACTCTGGACGATTCCCCACGCCGTGGGCCACGGCGCGGCATCCTGGGCCGGCTCAATCCATGTCGTCGCCAGCTGGGTCCTGATCCTCTTCCTCTTCGTCCACCTGTTCCTGGGCATCTACATGTGGGACGATTTCAAGGCGATGTTCGGCGACGGCCGGATCCCCTATGAGGATGCGGCGGAGAAGGCCCCCCTGTGGGTGAAGAACGACCTCCGGCGACTGTGCTGA
- a CDS encoding response regulator: MNRCLIVDDQEQNLYLLEALLKGSGYEVETAANGLEALEKARRNPPDILITDILMPVMDGFTLCREWRRDEGLKKIPFLFYTATYTDPKDEAFALGLGADRFLVKPLDPERLLKEIASFLEKKESGSQPSAAEGEALLPESDYLKEYNEVLVRKLEAKMIRLEEANRSLEGEIRERRLVEGNLRVSEARYRDMFTNAVEGIYRCTREGRFLFVNPSFARMYGYETPREMVDGVLATDRQVYCMLEDRDRIRVELEERGMVRDVEVRHRRKDGAPFWVSLTARVVRDDEGGMLSYEGRVIDITDRKRAEEKIREGMERLEQALRGVIQVLVRVVEQRDPYTAGHQQRVADLAAAIAGEMGLDAEEMEGLLMAGMVHDVGKMSIPAEILSKPARLNDMEMLMIREHPETAVRILREIPFPWEISRTVLEHHERMDGSGYPRGLKGGEILLSSRILAVADTVESMASHRPYRPALGVEAALAEILESRGIRFDADVVDACIRLFRERGYRLQETY; the protein is encoded by the coding sequence ATGAACCGATGCCTGATTGTGGACGACCAGGAGCAGAATCTCTATCTGCTTGAAGCGCTGCTGAAGGGGAGCGGATACGAGGTGGAGACCGCTGCGAACGGCCTGGAGGCCCTGGAGAAAGCCCGGCGCAATCCGCCGGACATCCTGATTACGGACATCCTGATGCCCGTCATGGACGGCTTTACCCTCTGCCGGGAGTGGAGGCGGGATGAAGGGTTGAAGAAGATCCCGTTCCTTTTCTATACCGCGACGTACACGGACCCGAAGGATGAGGCCTTTGCCCTCGGCCTCGGGGCGGACCGCTTCCTGGTGAAACCGCTGGATCCGGAAAGGCTGCTCAAGGAGATCGCCTCCTTTCTGGAGAAGAAGGAAAGCGGATCGCAGCCCTCCGCCGCGGAGGGGGAAGCCCTCCTGCCGGAGTCGGATTACCTGAAGGAATACAACGAGGTGCTCGTCCGGAAACTGGAGGCGAAGATGATCCGCCTGGAGGAGGCGAATCGCTCGCTGGAGGGGGAAATCCGGGAGCGCAGGCTGGTCGAAGGGAACCTGAGGGTCAGCGAAGCCCGGTACCGGGATATGTTCACCAATGCGGTGGAGGGGATCTACCGATGCACGCGGGAGGGCCGGTTCCTCTTCGTCAATCCTTCCTTTGCCAGGATGTATGGCTATGAAACGCCCCGGGAGATGGTCGACGGGGTTCTTGCCACGGACCGTCAGGTCTACTGCATGCTGGAAGACCGGGACCGCATCCGGGTGGAGCTGGAAGAGCGCGGGATGGTCCGGGACGTGGAGGTGCGGCACAGGCGGAAGGACGGAGCCCCCTTCTGGGTCTCGCTGACGGCGCGCGTCGTCCGGGACGATGAGGGAGGGATGCTTTCCTACGAAGGACGGGTCATCGACATCACGGACCGGAAAAGGGCGGAGGAAAAGATCCGCGAGGGAATGGAGAGGCTAGAGCAGGCGCTGCGCGGGGTGATCCAGGTGCTGGTGAGGGTCGTGGAGCAGCGGGATCCTTACACGGCGGGGCACCAGCAGCGGGTTGCCGATCTCGCTGCGGCCATCGCCGGGGAGATGGGCCTGGATGCGGAAGAGATGGAAGGACTCCTCATGGCCGGGATGGTTCACGACGTGGGGAAGATGTCCATTCCGGCGGAGATCCTCAGTAAGCCGGCGAGACTGAATGACATGGAGATGCTGATGATTCGGGAGCACCCGGAGACGGCGGTCCGGATTCTGCGGGAGATCCCGTTCCCCTGGGAAATCAGCCGGACCGTCCTGGAGCACCACGAGCGCATGGACGGATCGGGCTACCCCCGGGGTTTGAAAGGAGGGGAGATCCTTCTTTCGTCCAGGATCCTGGCTGTCGCGGACACTGTGGAATCGATGGCGTCCCACCGGCCCTACCGGCCGGCCCTCGGTGTCGAGGCGGCCCTGGCGGAGATTCTGGAATCCAGGGGGATCCGGTTCGATGCGGACGTCGTCGATGCCTGTATCCGGCTGTTCCGGGAACGGGGTTACCGGTTGCAGGAGACCTATTAA
- a CDS encoding acyl-CoA dehydratase activase: MKSLGICIGASTLSAVELLQSDGGNLREGLVVTAAHAGNPREAVRTILNRYQTGEDCRVAVTGRKFRGLLNLSSISEPEAVEQAFRASVQGNGSFDAVVSAGGETFMVYRIGPDGRICGVNTGNKCASGTGEFFLQQIRRLGLSLPEALPLARSGDPYRVSGRCSVFCKSDCTHAANKGIPKGRITAGLCQMMAGKILELLRQTARENILLVGGVSRNEVLLEILRREIRNVHVPPQAAWFEAWGAALWALENDATPLPEPGSLFRPEHRSFHYLSPLAESAARVSFRENGMESSPAGGEAILGLDVGSTTTKAVIMQIADSRILASVYLRTGGDPVTACRACYAELARQMEQQGATVRITGLGVTGSGRQIAALHAGTRGIVNEIIAHATAARYFDPDVDTLFEIGGQDAKYTHLVNGVPMDYAMNDACSAGTGSFLEEAALETLNVAMEDIGPQALEGSRPPNFNDQCAAFISSDIKNALHEGIGRKDILAGLVYSIAMNYSVRVKGNRPVGRRVFMQGGVCYNRAVPMAMAALTDRDIVVPPEPGLMGAFGVALEVVDRRRRGLLEPQEFILEQLRDRDFSQETPFVCKGGSREKCDRKCEISRVRIGGKIHPFGGACNRWYNLRIRRDTEDTPNLAAVYESQIHPVPAPAAEKAAGMRTVGINRSFHVHACAPLFRSFFRGLGFDPVLPEKPEPDGMEARGAAFCYPAELAHGFFLDLLNREPDFLFLPHVRDLPAQPGAPRSTTCPVTQAEPYVLATAFGEHPVFRRLQSEKRVLSPLLDFTKGWAGAEEAFVQIGRDLGATARKSRFAFREALEEQRRVTEALHKEGRRFLEELEGRPDLFAVVLLGRTYNTCVPEAHLSIPQKFATRGIPVIPCGMLPPGDFPPDPDMYWAAGQTILQAARRIREHPQLFGCYIMNFSCGPDSFLLGDARRIMGRKPFLVLELDSHTADAGLETRIEAFLDIITNFRSAAEEPPRHPAAAAQPARWDEARKSFIDSRGRPRNLTDESVRIVFPSMGRFLSEAGAAVFRGLGIRAEAMPPADTEILQLGRGETTCKECLPLLLTTGTLLKTVRERDTADDLLVYFMPTTGGPCRFGRYAPFMKDLIRGQGWENVAILSLTSEDSYTGLRESGAFHRLWLGAVTADILQDVHSVLLSDAYDRELALGIFEAEWQRILLALERMKDETEIREAMAGAAERLGRISLKRPVPDIPVIFLTGEIFVRHDDLSRQFLVERLAEEGYAAKVASGMEWVYYTDWCLRQGIGKERPDLRGRLSRAVRGAVMRRGERSLKEAMARSGLYALHEEDVGAAIECARPYLDPRLTGEAVLTIGGCLHEVPSRACGAIAIGPFGCMPNRIAEAILSRRIPPLPFLAIESDGTPFPQLIAARLEAFLLQARRVHQERRRGRQEPAP; the protein is encoded by the coding sequence ATGAAATCTCTCGGCATCTGCATCGGTGCATCGACGCTATCCGCCGTGGAGCTCCTGCAGTCGGACGGTGGAAACCTCCGGGAAGGCCTCGTGGTAACCGCCGCCCACGCGGGAAACCCGCGGGAGGCCGTCCGGACGATTCTCAACCGGTACCAGACCGGAGAAGACTGCCGGGTGGCCGTGACTGGCCGCAAATTCCGGGGGCTCCTGAACCTGTCGTCGATCTCGGAGCCCGAGGCGGTCGAACAGGCGTTTCGCGCCTCGGTCCAGGGAAACGGCTCCTTCGACGCCGTCGTCAGCGCCGGCGGCGAGACCTTCATGGTCTACCGCATCGGCCCCGACGGACGGATCTGCGGCGTCAACACGGGCAACAAGTGCGCCTCCGGGACGGGGGAATTCTTCCTCCAGCAGATCCGGAGGCTCGGGCTCAGCCTTCCGGAAGCGCTGCCCCTGGCCCGGTCGGGCGATCCCTACCGGGTCTCCGGCCGCTGCAGCGTCTTCTGCAAGAGCGACTGCACCCACGCCGCCAACAAGGGCATTCCCAAGGGCAGGATCACCGCCGGCCTCTGCCAGATGATGGCGGGCAAGATTCTGGAGCTGCTCCGGCAGACCGCCCGGGAGAACATCCTCCTGGTGGGCGGCGTCTCCCGGAACGAGGTCCTCCTGGAGATCCTGCGCCGGGAGATCCGGAACGTCCATGTCCCCCCGCAGGCAGCCTGGTTCGAGGCCTGGGGCGCCGCCCTGTGGGCCCTGGAAAACGACGCGACCCCGCTTCCGGAACCCGGCTCGCTGTTCCGGCCGGAGCACCGGTCTTTCCATTACCTGTCCCCCCTGGCCGAATCCGCGGCGCGGGTGTCATTCCGGGAGAATGGGATGGAGAGCTCCCCGGCGGGCGGCGAGGCGATCCTCGGCCTCGACGTCGGCTCGACCACCACCAAGGCCGTGATCATGCAGATCGCCGACAGCCGGATCCTGGCCTCGGTATATCTCCGGACCGGCGGCGACCCCGTTACGGCCTGCCGCGCCTGCTACGCCGAACTCGCCCGTCAGATGGAACAACAGGGGGCGACCGTGCGTATCACGGGCCTCGGCGTCACGGGCTCGGGCCGCCAGATCGCCGCCCTCCACGCCGGAACACGCGGCATCGTCAACGAGATCATCGCCCATGCCACGGCCGCCCGCTATTTCGACCCGGACGTGGACACCCTCTTCGAGATCGGCGGCCAGGACGCCAAGTACACGCATCTCGTCAACGGCGTCCCCATGGACTACGCCATGAACGACGCCTGCAGCGCCGGGACGGGGTCCTTCCTGGAGGAGGCAGCCCTCGAGACGCTGAATGTCGCCATGGAAGACATCGGCCCCCAGGCCCTGGAGGGGAGCCGCCCGCCCAATTTCAACGACCAGTGCGCCGCCTTCATCTCGAGCGACATCAAGAACGCCCTCCACGAGGGGATCGGCCGGAAGGACATCCTGGCGGGGCTCGTCTACTCGATCGCCATGAACTACAGCGTGCGGGTCAAGGGAAACCGGCCCGTCGGCCGGCGCGTCTTCATGCAGGGAGGCGTCTGCTACAACCGGGCCGTCCCGATGGCCATGGCGGCCCTCACGGACAGGGACATCGTGGTTCCCCCGGAGCCGGGACTCATGGGGGCCTTCGGCGTGGCCCTCGAAGTCGTCGACCGCCGGCGCCGGGGTCTCCTGGAGCCGCAGGAATTCATCCTGGAACAGCTCCGGGACCGCGACTTCTCCCAAGAGACACCATTCGTCTGCAAGGGCGGCTCCCGGGAAAAATGCGACCGGAAATGCGAGATCTCGCGGGTCCGGATCGGCGGCAAGATCCATCCCTTCGGCGGTGCCTGCAACCGCTGGTACAACCTGCGGATCCGCCGCGACACCGAGGACACGCCGAACCTGGCCGCCGTCTATGAAAGCCAGATCCATCCCGTGCCCGCCCCTGCGGCGGAGAAGGCGGCGGGAATGCGCACCGTCGGGATCAACCGGTCTTTCCACGTCCACGCCTGCGCACCCCTCTTCCGCTCCTTTTTCCGCGGCCTCGGCTTCGACCCCGTCCTGCCGGAAAAACCCGAGCCGGACGGGATGGAGGCCCGGGGAGCGGCCTTCTGCTACCCCGCGGAGCTGGCCCACGGTTTCTTCCTCGACCTGCTCAACCGGGAGCCCGACTTCCTGTTCCTGCCCCACGTGCGGGACCTGCCGGCGCAGCCGGGGGCGCCCCGGAGCACTACCTGCCCCGTCACGCAGGCGGAGCCCTACGTTCTGGCGACGGCCTTCGGGGAGCACCCCGTCTTCCGCCGCCTGCAGTCGGAAAAGCGGGTTCTTTCGCCGCTCCTGGATTTCACAAAAGGATGGGCAGGGGCGGAAGAGGCCTTCGTTCAGATCGGCAGGGATCTCGGGGCCACGGCCCGGAAGAGCCGTTTTGCCTTCCGGGAGGCCCTGGAGGAACAGCGGCGGGTAACCGAAGCGCTTCATAAAGAAGGCCGCAGATTCCTGGAGGAGCTGGAGGGGCGGCCAGACCTGTTCGCCGTGGTTCTCCTGGGCCGCACGTACAACACCTGCGTTCCCGAGGCCCACCTGAGCATTCCCCAGAAGTTCGCCACCCGGGGAATCCCCGTCATCCCCTGCGGGATGCTGCCGCCGGGCGACTTCCCGCCGGATCCCGACATGTACTGGGCCGCCGGGCAGACGATCCTGCAGGCGGCCCGGAGGATCCGGGAGCACCCCCAGCTCTTCGGCTGCTACATCATGAACTTCTCCTGCGGCCCCGACTCGTTTCTCCTCGGGGATGCGCGACGCATCATGGGCCGCAAGCCCTTCCTCGTCCTGGAGCTGGACAGCCACACGGCCGACGCCGGCCTGGAGACGCGCATCGAGGCGTTTCTCGACATCATCACCAACTTCCGGAGCGCCGCGGAGGAGCCGCCCCGGCACCCCGCCGCCGCAGCGCAGCCGGCCCGCTGGGACGAAGCGCGCAAGTCCTTCATCGATTCCCGGGGACGCCCCCGAAACCTCACGGACGAATCGGTCCGCATCGTCTTTCCGTCCATGGGGCGTTTCCTCTCCGAGGCGGGGGCCGCGGTCTTCCGGGGCCTGGGTATCCGGGCCGAGGCCATGCCTCCGGCGGACACGGAGATCCTCCAGCTCGGACGGGGGGAAACGACGTGCAAGGAGTGCCTCCCCCTTCTCCTGACAACGGGAACGCTTCTCAAGACCGTCCGGGAGCGTGACACGGCGGATGATCTCCTGGTCTATTTCATGCCCACCACCGGCGGCCCCTGCCGATTCGGCCGCTACGCCCCGTTCATGAAAGACCTCATCCGCGGGCAGGGCTGGGAAAACGTGGCCATCCTGTCGCTGACTTCGGAAGACAGCTACACCGGCCTCCGGGAAAGCGGCGCATTTCACCGTCTCTGGCTGGGCGCCGTGACCGCCGACATCCTGCAGGACGTCCACTCGGTCCTGCTGTCGGACGCCTATGACCGGGAGCTTGCCCTTGGCATCTTCGAGGCCGAATGGCAGCGGATCCTGCTCGCCCTGGAGCGGATGAAAGACGAGACGGAGATCCGCGAGGCCATGGCCGGGGCGGCGGAGCGGCTGGGCCGGATCTCCCTGAAGCGGCCCGTCCCGGACATCCCCGTGATCTTCCTGACGGGCGAGATCTTCGTCCGACACGACGACCTGTCGCGGCAGTTTCTGGTGGAGCGGCTGGCGGAGGAGGGATACGCCGCGAAGGTGGCCAGCGGCATGGAGTGGGTATACTATACGGACTGGTGCCTGCGGCAGGGAATCGGGAAGGAGCGTCCGGACCTGCGCGGCAGGCTCTCCCGGGCGGTCCGCGGGGCCGTCATGCGGAGAGGGGAGCGGTCTCTCAAGGAGGCCATGGCGCGTTCCGGCCTGTATGCTCTCCACGAGGAGGATGTCGGCGCCGCCATCGAGTGCGCCCGGCCTTACCTGGATCCCCGCCTGACGGGGGAGGCGGTCCTCACCATCGGCGGCTGCCTGCACGAGGTTCCCTCGCGGGCCTGCGGGGCCATCGCCATCGGCCCCTTCGGCTGCATGCCGAACCGGATCGCCGAGGCCATCCTGTCGCGCCGGATACCTCCGCTCCCGTTCCTGGCCATCGAGAGCGATGGAACCCCGTTCCCTCAGCTCATTGCCGCCCGGCTGGAGGCCTTCCTCCTGCAGGCCCGGCGGGTCCACCAGGAGAGGCGCCGTGGACGGCAAGAACCAGCCCCTTGA
- a CDS encoding ATP-binding protein: MKLKWKLLVLFGVTSLVITATLGILLYHQLREDRFQSIRLNTLEQLRHIAFSVRVFLDEVENDVRALAQNETVCTKNDSGFTNFTATDERTFQYRIGSTEQEIIDIFNAYRITHPYVNSVYMGRANGSFVRSHSRERPTRYDPRTRPWYRQAEQSPGGVVITEPYSSLTTKDVNIGVVKALVDSVDHVYGVVGADVTLANLTDYILHFRIGPASRILIVDRTGTVLASWTSDLLFSKIGDYSKELAQILQGGHQVEESVVIEGAHHHVFSREIEGVGWKLAVLIPVDAIEQEIRLPVMLTTGGLVLGLLFLSALGLMGLNAFIIRPLDHLSEETALIARTSDLSRQVRISSKDEIGMLGTSFNEMIAALNATQKALRETERNLIRHQEHLEELVKERTEELALARDKAQEADRLKSAFLASMSHELRTPLNSIIGFTGILLQGLAGPVNEEQVKQLTMVRNSSQHLLQLINEVLDISKIEAGELKLSPDWFNLTQAVESVEKLVRPLADKKGLPIRVEPVPADADRLFHDRRRVEQVLINLVNNAVKFTEQGEVHVRCERLGDEVVVSVRDTGIGIKAEDMGSLFETFRQIETGLTRRYEGTGLGLSISRRLVELMGGRIMVQSDGPGRGSVFTFTLPWKREKTDETEDSDH; the protein is encoded by the coding sequence ATGAAACTGAAATGGAAACTCCTGGTCCTTTTCGGCGTCACGTCGCTTGTGATCACCGCGACGCTGGGCATTCTTCTCTACCACCAACTCCGTGAGGACCGGTTTCAGTCCATCCGCCTGAATACACTGGAGCAGCTTCGCCACATCGCATTCTCCGTCCGCGTATTTTTAGACGAGGTGGAGAACGACGTCCGTGCCCTGGCGCAGAACGAGACCGTCTGCACGAAAAACGATTCCGGTTTTACGAATTTCACAGCGACCGACGAAAGGACCTTTCAATACCGCATCGGTTCCACCGAACAGGAAATCATCGACATTTTCAACGCGTACCGAATCACCCATCCTTATGTGAACTCCGTATACATGGGGCGGGCGAACGGCAGCTTCGTCCGTTCCCACAGCCGGGAACGCCCGACCCGGTACGACCCCCGCACGCGGCCCTGGTACAGGCAGGCCGAGCAGTCCCCCGGCGGAGTCGTCATCACCGAGCCCTATTCCTCGTTGACGACGAAAGACGTCAACATCGGCGTTGTGAAGGCGCTGGTCGACAGCGTCGATCATGTGTACGGTGTCGTGGGCGCGGACGTCACGCTGGCGAACCTCACGGACTACATTCTCCATTTCCGGATCGGGCCTGCCTCCAGGATCCTGATTGTAGACCGGACCGGAACGGTGCTGGCTTCCTGGACCAGTGACCTCCTGTTTTCGAAAATCGGGGACTATTCGAAAGAGCTCGCGCAGATTCTGCAGGGTGGACACCAAGTGGAAGAAAGCGTCGTGATCGAGGGAGCCCACCATCACGTCTTTTCGCGGGAAATTGAGGGGGTCGGCTGGAAGCTTGCCGTTCTCATTCCCGTCGACGCGATCGAACAGGAAATCCGGCTTCCCGTCATGCTGACCACGGGGGGGCTGGTCCTCGGCCTGCTCTTTCTCAGCGCCCTCGGCCTGATGGGGCTGAACGCCTTCATCATCCGCCCCCTCGACCACCTGAGCGAGGAAACCGCCCTGATCGCCAGGACATCCGACCTGAGCCGCCAGGTCCGCATTTCCTCGAAGGACGAGATCGGGATGCTGGGCACCTCCTTCAATGAGATGATCGCAGCCCTGAACGCCACGCAGAAAGCGCTTCGGGAGACGGAGCGGAACCTCATCCGCCACCAGGAGCACCTGGAGGAACTGGTGAAGGAGAGGACCGAGGAGTTGGCCCTGGCGCGGGACAAGGCCCAGGAGGCGGACCGGCTGAAATCGGCCTTTCTCGCCTCCATGTCCCACGAGTTGAGGACGCCGCTGAACTCCATCATCGGCTTCACGGGCATCCTGCTGCAGGGGCTGGCCGGTCCCGTCAACGAGGAGCAGGTGAAGCAGCTGACCATGGTTCGCAACAGCTCCCAGCATCTCCTGCAGCTGATCAACGAGGTCCTCGACATTTCAAAGATCGAGGCCGGGGAACTGAAGCTGTCACCCGATTGGTTCAACCTGACGCAGGCGGTCGAATCCGTCGAGAAGCTCGTCCGGCCCCTGGCCGACAAGAAAGGCCTGCCGATCCGGGTGGAGCCCGTTCCCGCCGATGCGGACCGTCTCTTTCACGACCGGCGGAGGGTGGAGCAGGTCCTGATCAACCTCGTCAACAACGCGGTCAAGTTTACGGAGCAGGGCGAAGTCCATGTCCGGTGCGAGCGCCTGGGCGATGAAGTCGTCGTCAGCGTCCGGGACACGGGGATCGGGATCAAGGCGGAAGACATGGGGAGCCTGTTCGAGACGTTCCGCCAGATCGAGACGGGACTGACCCGTCGATACGAGGGGACGGGCCTCGGACTTTCGATCAGCCGGCGGCTGGTCGAACTGATGGGGGGGCGCATCATGGTTCAGAGCGACGGCCCCGGCAGGGGGAGTGTCTTCACGTTCACGCTGCCGTGGAAGAGGGAGAAAACCGATGAAACCGAAGATTCTGATCATTGA